In a genomic window of Ferrimicrobium sp.:
- a CDS encoding YbhN family protein — translation MKTSTRRGVQIVIGLIALVVAALVIYSERGQLSGTAAALSNADFGLIVIGFVLEVLSDLSYSLMTYYLLPTRLGRLTRRWFFGASLAAIAMNDSIPLGAGFSVAYLYRKLRGRGCSPLEATAALLGGNLLAIVALLVLLGLVLVAHTQATAVLSNVDIAILFGLLLLAVAAIIRMDRVLVVAIQVGARLRRIVHVKGQFSQSSILTAQQLRYRPRAIVQSSLGALGNWLFDLATLVLSLVAVHAHVGLVGVTAAYVLGALAANLPITPGGLGVVEGSITVALVAFGGAPSSMLAAVLLYRVVSYWLWIPIGWSSYFLLGGLRED, via the coding sequence ATGAAGACCTCGACCCGCCGTGGGGTGCAGATAGTCATCGGTCTGATAGCCCTTGTCGTGGCCGCTTTGGTCATCTACAGTGAGCGCGGCCAGCTCAGCGGTACCGCCGCGGCACTGTCGAACGCGGATTTTGGGCTGATTGTGATCGGTTTTGTCCTTGAGGTTCTCTCGGATCTATCCTATTCGCTGATGACGTACTATCTCTTGCCGACTCGTCTCGGACGTTTGACACGGCGGTGGTTCTTTGGAGCCTCTCTCGCGGCGATCGCCATGAATGATTCCATACCGCTTGGCGCGGGTTTTTCTGTTGCGTATCTCTATCGCAAGCTTCGAGGCAGGGGTTGCAGCCCCCTTGAAGCGACGGCGGCGTTGCTTGGTGGGAATCTACTCGCCATCGTTGCCCTTTTGGTCCTGCTCGGTCTGGTACTGGTCGCACATACCCAGGCAACAGCTGTGCTCAGCAATGTCGATATTGCGATTTTGTTTGGATTGCTTCTGCTGGCGGTCGCTGCGATCATCCGGATGGATCGAGTGCTTGTCGTGGCGATACAGGTAGGCGCACGCCTCCGCCGTATCGTACACGTGAAGGGCCAATTCAGCCAGTCCAGTATTTTGACGGCACAACAGCTCCGCTACCGGCCGCGCGCTATCGTTCAATCATCGCTTGGGGCACTCGGGAACTGGCTCTTTGACCTCGCCACCTTGGTTTTGAGTTTGGTCGCTGTCCATGCGCACGTTGGTCTTGTTGGGGTCACGGCTGCTTATGTGCTTGGTGCACTCGCTGCCAACCTTCCGATTACCCCAGGTGGGCTCGGAGTGGTTGAGGGGTCGATCACGGTTGCGTTGGTGGCCTTTGGTGGAGCCCCATCGTCGATGTTGGCTGCTGTCTTACTCTACCGGGTGGTGAGCTATTGGTTGTGGATCCCTATCGGTTGGAGCAGTTATTTTCTGTTGGGAGGTCTGCGTGAGGATTAA
- a CDS encoding FAD-dependent oxidoreductase yields MAESPTVAIVGAGMAGLAAAHYLAINHIDFQVYEASDRPGGRVATDHVDGLILDRGFQIILDDYPELRRLISVAELPLQHLYPGVYLQRPEGPLLLSDPRRVPGTYRATFSALVRLLQLPNWQSLLHFITTQHPTIADLGGLLPRPLYESVFAPLFRGITIDPDLVEPASFARFVLGRLLNGYASLPTEGMAQLPAIIAHTLPGGIHYHHRAVSVASGQLGFENGTTVSTDWTILAVDAPALGPLLDLHLPAMRSVGFIHVLSNRRLFGVPAVGLPPLGSPIYTVAPMSDIAPSYVSHDPERHLITASCDPTVPPAEVRSALALALNCGQEDLDFVEFGVVEAALPRSTHKVNEIGQRVLLAGDHLGTPSLNSAIESGRRAAERIIRTTQKPMKEPKTDG; encoded by the coding sequence GTGGCGGAATCTCCAACGGTCGCAATCGTTGGCGCAGGCATGGCTGGCTTGGCAGCTGCACACTACCTTGCGATCAACCACATTGACTTCCAGGTCTACGAAGCCTCAGATCGCCCAGGTGGCCGCGTTGCGACTGATCATGTCGACGGGCTGATCCTCGATCGGGGATTCCAGATCATCCTCGACGACTATCCAGAACTTCGTCGACTCATTTCGGTCGCAGAGCTGCCCTTACAGCATCTCTATCCGGGTGTCTATCTTCAACGCCCAGAAGGGCCACTCCTCCTCTCTGATCCTCGTCGCGTCCCTGGCACCTATCGAGCGACCTTCTCTGCTCTGGTCCGTCTCCTTCAGCTCCCGAACTGGCAATCCCTCCTTCACTTCATCACCACCCAGCATCCAACCATCGCTGATCTCGGAGGGCTGCTACCGCGCCCACTCTACGAGAGCGTTTTTGCACCGCTCTTTCGCGGAATCACCATCGACCCTGATCTCGTCGAGCCAGCAAGTTTTGCACGTTTTGTCTTGGGACGTCTCTTGAACGGTTACGCGAGTTTGCCGACCGAAGGAATGGCCCAATTGCCAGCCATCATCGCCCACACCCTTCCGGGAGGGATTCACTACCACCACCGGGCAGTCTCGGTGGCCAGTGGTCAACTGGGCTTTGAAAATGGAACAACGGTGTCCACAGACTGGACCATTTTGGCCGTAGATGCGCCGGCGCTGGGACCACTACTCGATCTCCATCTCCCAGCGATGCGTTCTGTTGGCTTTATCCATGTGCTCAGCAACCGCCGTCTCTTTGGCGTACCTGCCGTCGGGCTGCCACCACTTGGAAGTCCTATCTACACCGTTGCACCCATGAGCGACATCGCACCCAGCTACGTGAGCCACGATCCGGAACGGCACCTCATCACCGCATCCTGCGATCCGACGGTGCCCCCGGCCGAGGTGCGTAGTGCGCTGGCACTCGCGCTTAACTGTGGTCAAGAAGACCTAGACTTCGTCGAGTTTGGCGTTGTCGAGGCTGCCCTGCCGCGGAGCACACACAAGGTCAACGAGATAGGTCAACGTGTTCTTCTCGCCGGCGACCATCTTGGGACCCCTTCGCTCAACAGCGCTATCGAGTCAGGCCGGAGAGCAGCCGAACGCATCATACGGACTACCCAAAAGCCAATGAAGGAGCCAAAGACCGATGGCTAG
- a CDS encoding acyl-CoA carboxylase subunit beta: MARRSPHLELKASSTGSTRSEFRTFDGRRVMWISSRATTRRGALSERDGERIAHAASTAASIGVPIVCELSTSGAKIQDGVAALHGWGVAARALAHCSGQVPILIGLTGPAVSGPALLLGLADYVVMAPDSFAFLSGPQSVAEFTGVSVTNQELGGASVLLNRSGVAFDVANDRRDIEESILKLLSYLPDSTNELPTRVDFNDPAGVDLDAIIPEQPTAAYDVRDLVSGIVDQDTFYELRSTWANQLVTGLARLEGRTVGILANQPKIMAGTLDIPAAQKGARFVRFCDSFNIPMITLVDTPGFLPGKDVEWRGMIRHGAELAFSYAACNVPRICLITRKAYGGAYIVMDSKGIGNDLTFAWPSAEIAVMGAQGAVEIIYRRAPNEERLRHQQKYEDEYLTPWIAAERGFVDNVIEPNRTRAHLVHAFDLLATKKERLRNAKHANSPL, from the coding sequence ATGGCTAGGAGAAGCCCCCATCTTGAACTCAAGGCATCCTCGACCGGTTCGACCCGATCAGAGTTCCGTACCTTTGATGGACGTCGCGTCATGTGGATCTCATCGCGAGCAACGACGAGGCGGGGAGCGCTCTCCGAACGCGACGGGGAACGTATCGCCCATGCCGCCTCTACAGCGGCAAGCATCGGCGTGCCGATCGTCTGCGAACTCTCAACCTCGGGTGCTAAAATCCAAGATGGGGTCGCTGCACTGCATGGTTGGGGGGTTGCCGCACGCGCGCTCGCGCACTGTTCGGGTCAAGTACCTATTCTGATCGGCCTCACTGGGCCAGCAGTCTCAGGTCCCGCACTACTGCTCGGACTTGCCGACTACGTCGTCATGGCACCGGACTCATTCGCCTTCCTCAGTGGACCCCAGTCAGTCGCCGAATTCACCGGAGTCTCGGTGACAAATCAAGAACTTGGCGGCGCATCAGTCCTACTCAACCGCTCAGGTGTTGCTTTTGACGTCGCCAATGACCGACGTGATATCGAAGAATCAATCCTGAAACTCCTGAGCTATCTCCCAGACTCCACGAATGAACTCCCAACAAGAGTGGACTTCAACGACCCTGCCGGTGTCGACCTTGATGCGATCATCCCCGAACAGCCGACCGCCGCCTACGATGTTCGCGACCTTGTCAGTGGTATTGTCGATCAGGACACCTTCTATGAACTTCGGTCCACTTGGGCGAACCAACTCGTAACGGGACTCGCCCGCCTCGAGGGTCGCACCGTTGGAATTCTAGCAAATCAGCCCAAAATAATGGCGGGTACACTCGACATTCCCGCGGCGCAAAAAGGTGCTCGTTTCGTCCGTTTCTGCGACTCCTTCAATATCCCAATGATCACGCTCGTCGATACACCCGGCTTTTTGCCAGGCAAGGACGTCGAGTGGCGTGGCATGATTCGCCACGGTGCCGAACTCGCGTTCTCCTATGCCGCATGCAATGTACCACGCATCTGTCTCATCACGCGCAAAGCCTACGGAGGGGCGTATATCGTCATGGATTCCAAAGGGATCGGCAACGACCTCACCTTCGCATGGCCTTCAGCAGAGATCGCTGTCATGGGGGCACAAGGAGCCGTAGAGATCATCTACCGGCGTGCGCCTAATGAAGAACGACTCCGCCATCAACAAAAATACGAGGACGAGTATCTCACCCCCTGGATTGCTGCGGAACGAGGTTTTGTTGACAACGTGATTGAGCCGAATCGAACCAGGGCCCATCTTGTTCATGCCTTCGATCTTCTCGCTACCAAGAAGGAGCGGCTACGCAACGCAAAGCACGCGAATTCGCCGCTCTAG